A portion of the Calothrix sp. 336/3 genome contains these proteins:
- a CDS encoding sensor histidine kinase, with product MSEKFVTQPIRILLVDDNPNNLKVLSEGIQGYGWKILMATDGESAIEQAEYALPDLIILDVMMPGIDGFETCSRLKANAVTQNIPIIFMTALSDATEKVKGLEIGAVDYITKPFQQAEVIARLKLHLQISHLTRTLEQQVQERTAALTQSLQQLQQTQLQMIQNEKMSALGNLVAGIAHEMNNPLGFISATLKQAKPNIGDIIEHLHLYQESLPNPSEEIIEHAEEIDLDYCIEDLSKMIDSMTMACDRIKNISNSLRTFSRADRDEKQLFNIHEGIDSTILILKHRLKANEQRPAIEVFTEYGDIPQIECFPGQLNQVFMNILANAIDALDESIAGCSYQEIAANPKQITITTITVEQQVKIMISDNGIGMTEEVQEKIFDNLFTTKGVNKGTGLGLAIAKQIICDKHHGVIECSSIIGKGTKFMLTMPISG from the coding sequence ATGAGCGAGAAGTTTGTCACCCAGCCAATACGTATTTTGTTAGTCGATGATAATCCCAATAACTTGAAAGTACTATCAGAAGGAATTCAGGGATATGGTTGGAAAATATTGATGGCTACCGATGGAGAATCAGCAATTGAGCAAGCAGAATATGCTCTCCCTGATTTAATTATTTTGGATGTGATGATGCCCGGAATTGATGGTTTTGAAACTTGTTCTCGGTTAAAAGCTAATGCCGTCACTCAAAATATTCCCATCATTTTTATGACAGCTTTATCTGATGCCACAGAGAAGGTCAAAGGATTAGAAATTGGGGCTGTAGACTATATTACTAAACCATTTCAACAGGCAGAAGTGATTGCTCGATTGAAACTCCATTTACAAATTTCCCATCTCACCCGCACTTTAGAACAGCAGGTACAAGAACGCACCGCAGCATTAACCCAATCTCTTCAACAATTACAGCAGACTCAACTGCAAATGATTCAAAATGAAAAAATGTCAGCATTGGGTAATTTAGTTGCAGGGATAGCTCACGAAATGAATAATCCTCTGGGATTTATTTCCGCAACTCTCAAACAAGCAAAACCGAATATTGGCGATATTATCGAGCATTTACATCTATACCAAGAAAGTTTACCAAATCCCAGTGAGGAAATTATTGAGCATGCGGAAGAAATCGACTTAGATTATTGCATTGAAGATTTATCTAAGATGATTGATTCCATGACCATGGCTTGCGATCGCATTAAAAATATTAGTAATAGTTTAAGAACTTTTTCTAGGGCAGACCGAGATGAGAAACAATTATTTAATATCCATGAAGGTATTGATAGTACAATTTTAATTCTGAAACATCGTCTCAAGGCAAATGAGCAGCGTCCAGCAATTGAAGTATTTACCGAGTATGGTGATATTCCTCAGATAGAATGCTTTCCTGGTCAACTTAATCAGGTATTTATGAATATTCTGGCGAATGCGATTGATGCTTTAGATGAGTCTATTGCCGGTTGTAGTTATCAAGAAATTGCAGCTAATCCTAAGCAAATTACTATTACAACTATTACGGTCGAGCAACAGGTAAAAATTATGATTAGCGATAACGGAATTGGGATGACTGAAGAAGTTCAAGAAAAGATTTTTGATAACCTCTTTACTACCAAAGGAGTCAATAAAGGTACAGGTTTAGGTTTGGCGATCGCTAAACAAATTATTTGCGATAAACACCATGGGGTGATTGAATGCTCGTCCATTATCGGTAAGGGGACAAAATTTATGCTGACAATGCCCATATCTGGTTGA
- a CDS encoding translation initiation factor, translated as MSKNNSSKNRIVYQEFGDNNSPALERATPDLPPEKQNVRVQATRSGRKGKTVTVITGFQSNPDTLQNLLKQLKTQCGTGGTVKDNEIEIQGDQKQKILEILLKLGYKAKISGG; from the coding sequence ATGTCTAAAAACAACTCCTCCAAAAACCGCATCGTCTATCAAGAGTTTGGTGACAACAATTCTCCCGCCCTAGAAAGGGCAACCCCAGATTTACCACCAGAAAAGCAAAATGTCCGCGTTCAAGCCACCCGCTCTGGACGTAAAGGCAAAACTGTCACAGTTATTACTGGTTTCCAAAGTAACCCAGATACCCTACAAAATTTACTGAAGCAGTTGAAGACACAGTGTGGCACCGGGGGAACAGTCAAAGATAACGAAATCGAAATCCAAGGCGATCAAAAACAGAAGATTCTGGAAATTCTCTTAAAACTAGGCTACAAAGCTAAAATCAGTGGTGGCTGA
- a CDS encoding replication restart DNA helicase PriA, with the protein MLTVQKVRCPNCGNEGERYYIADRNLMRTQCHHCDYLLVSCILTGKVLEAYAPGIPVKK; encoded by the coding sequence ATGTTGACAGTGCAAAAAGTACGTTGTCCTAATTGTGGGAATGAAGGGGAAAGATATTATATTGCTGATAGAAATTTAATGCGGACACAATGCCATCACTGTGATTATTTGTTAGTTAGTTGTATTCTTACAGGCAAAGTTTTAGAAGCTTATGCTCCAGGAATTCCAGTGAAGAAATGA
- the rlmN gene encoding 23S rRNA (adenine(2503)-C(2))-methyltransferase RlmN, with product MSAPSLVANSETKIASIPVPPLLGASLAELTMWVQSQGQPAYRGKQLHDWIYHQGARSLADISVFSKQWRSQIADIPIGRSTLHYRSVAPDGTVKYLLQLTDGQIVETVGIPTYTNPRFPDPESLERLTVCVSTQVGCPMACDFCATGKGGFKRNLARHEIIDQVLTVQSDFQQRVSNIVFMGMGEPLLNMNHVLGAIKSLNQDVGIGQRNLTLSTVGIRDRIRQFAEEKLQVTLAVSLHAPNQPLREQLIPSAHSYPIEDLLAECREAVEITGRRITFEYVLLAGVNDLPEHATELAGLLRGFQTHVNLIPYNPISEVDYQRPSGDRIQTFTNILKQHHIAVTVRYSRGLAADAACGQLRASKK from the coding sequence ATGTCTGCTCCATCCCTGGTTGCTAACTCTGAGACAAAAATTGCCTCGATTCCCGTTCCTCCCTTGCTCGGAGCCAGTTTAGCAGAATTGACAATGTGGGTACAATCCCAAGGGCAACCAGCTTATCGGGGTAAGCAACTCCATGATTGGATTTATCATCAAGGGGCGCGATCGCTAGCAGATATTTCTGTATTTTCTAAACAGTGGCGATCGCAAATTGCAGATATCCCCATCGGGCGTTCTACCCTACATTACCGCTCCGTTGCTCCCGATGGTACAGTCAAATATCTTTTACAACTAACAGATGGGCAAATTGTGGAAACCGTGGGAATTCCGACTTACACCAACCCCCGTTTTCCCGATCCTGAATCCTTAGAACGTCTCACCGTCTGCGTTTCTACCCAGGTGGGATGTCCCATGGCTTGTGATTTCTGCGCTACTGGCAAGGGTGGCTTTAAACGGAATTTAGCACGTCATGAAATTATCGATCAAGTTCTCACAGTTCAGTCAGACTTTCAGCAACGGGTAAGTAATATTGTTTTTATGGGCATGGGTGAACCATTGTTAAATATGAATCATGTCCTAGGTGCGATCAAATCTTTAAATCAAGATGTTGGTATCGGACAACGTAATCTTACCCTTTCGACTGTCGGTATCCGCGATCGCATTCGCCAATTTGCCGAGGAAAAATTACAAGTTACCCTTGCTGTCAGTCTCCATGCACCCAACCAACCCCTACGAGAGCAATTAATTCCTAGCGCTCATTCCTACCCCATAGAAGATTTACTTGCCGAATGTCGAGAAGCTGTGGAAATTACAGGTAGACGTATCACTTTCGAGTATGTTTTACTGGCAGGTGTAAACGATTTACCCGAACACGCTACAGAATTAGCTGGACTTTTGCGGGGTTTCCAAACTCATGTGAACTTGATTCCCTACAATCCCATTTCAGAAGTCGATTATCAACGTCCTAGTGGCGATCGCATCCAAACTTTTACAAATATTCTCAAGCAACATCATATCGCTGTCACTGTGCGCTATTCACGAGGTTTAGCAGCAGATGCAGCTTGTGGGCAATTGCGAGCAAGTAAGAAGTAA
- a CDS encoding phenylpyruvate tautomerase MIF-related protein: MPLIKVQTSLTAPAKGEIETMLKSLSSMLAKHTGKPESYVMTAFESDIPMTFGGTTEPVCYIEIKSVGSMKPEQTQSMSQDFCQQINQVLGVAKNRIYIEFADAKGAMWGWNGTTFG; encoded by the coding sequence ATGCCACTCATCAAAGTTCAAACTTCCCTGACTGCACCTGCAAAAGGCGAGATTGAGACAATGCTGAAAAGTCTTTCCTCGATGTTAGCCAAGCATACCGGCAAACCGGAATCCTATGTGATGACGGCGTTTGAGTCAGATATTCCCATGACTTTTGGCGGCACAACGGAACCCGTTTGTTACATTGAAATTAAGAGCGTAGGGAGTATGAAACCAGAACAGACTCAGAGCATGAGTCAAGATTTTTGTCAACAAATTAACCAAGTTTTGGGTGTGGCGAAAAATCGAATTTATATTGAGTTTGCTGATGCCAAAGGTGCGATGTGGGGGTGGAATGGGACAACCTTTGGTTAG
- a CDS encoding tellurite resistance TerB family protein, protein MGLFDQMLGAQSSVQETLSPTEAFAAITLAAIASDGYLSEEEGRVISSTLSRMRLFKSYSNDVMVRMFDKLLGILRREGINTLFRVAKASLPHDLREAAFAVATDLVLADGIVAQEEQDFLNDLCLDLGIDSNVATQIVEVMLIKNRG, encoded by the coding sequence ATGGGTTTATTCGATCAAATGCTTGGCGCACAAAGTTCAGTTCAAGAAACGTTAAGTCCTACGGAAGCTTTTGCAGCTATTACCTTAGCGGCGATCGCCTCGGATGGGTACCTTTCTGAAGAAGAAGGAAGAGTTATCTCATCAACACTGTCACGGATGAGACTATTTAAAAGTTACTCAAATGACGTGATGGTGCGAATGTTTGACAAACTGTTGGGAATACTGCGACGGGAAGGGATTAATACCTTATTTCGGGTAGCGAAAGCATCCTTACCCCACGATTTACGGGAAGCTGCTTTTGCGGTAGCGACTGATTTAGTATTAGCTGACGGTATTGTTGCCCAAGAGGAACAGGATTTTTTAAACGATTTATGCCTAGATTTGGGTATCGATAGTAATGTTGCCACCCAAATTGTGGAAGTCATGTTGATAAAAAACCGGGGATAA
- a CDS encoding cyclic peptide export ABC transporter translates to MNLILFLLQASFVQVIIAVITGLISGSTTARLISLVNQSISQGFASGKFADDLLWQFAFLVLVVVVSGITSQILLINLSQGAVYRLRLRFSQEILSTPLRHLEELGANRLLATLTDDVTTLSNTIFAIPFICIDTSIIIGCLIYLAWLSTPVFAFTAGFLLLSILTVQLQIKRGNHYFLLAREEQDNLFKDFRAITDGVKELKLNSARRQQFFSEELQQTAGKSRDYNISALLTYAIAMGWGNLLLFTFIGLFLFLFPSLLNISPSLLSSYILTIIYMMLPLQTILERIQAIARADVALNKIRTLGLAIAAQQENNLTPLSPINQTWQTLELRQVTHNYPTETEDSNFVLGALDLTFHGGEIIFLIGGNGSGKSTLAKIITGLYIPEQGEILLDNTPIDDKNREWYRQHFSVVFSDYFLFDKLLGFTNTDLDTEAKNYLHQLNLDKKVKVSDGKLSTTALSQGQRKRLALLTAYLENRPIYLFDEWASDQDPMFREIFYQQILANLKARGKTVFVISHDDHYFHIADRIIKLDYGQIEYDRRNPGKS, encoded by the coding sequence ATGAATCTCATATTATTTCTTCTCCAAGCTTCTTTTGTGCAAGTGATTATTGCTGTGATCACTGGTTTGATTAGCGGTAGTACGACAGCAAGACTCATTTCTTTAGTTAACCAGAGTATTAGTCAGGGGTTCGCATCAGGAAAATTTGCAGATGATTTACTGTGGCAGTTTGCTTTTCTGGTTTTGGTGGTTGTTGTGAGTGGAATCACTTCCCAGATTCTCTTAATTAATTTATCTCAAGGTGCTGTATACCGTTTACGATTGCGCTTTAGTCAGGAAATTTTATCTACACCCCTACGTCATTTAGAAGAATTGGGAGCCAATCGTTTATTAGCAACTCTTACCGATGATGTTACAACCTTATCAAATACGATTTTTGCCATTCCATTTATTTGCATTGACACATCGATTATTATTGGTTGTTTGATTTATTTAGCATGGTTATCTACACCTGTTTTTGCCTTTACCGCAGGCTTTTTGCTCCTATCAATTCTGACTGTGCAGCTACAAATTAAGAGAGGTAATCACTATTTTTTATTAGCTAGAGAAGAGCAGGATAACTTATTTAAAGATTTTCGGGCAATTACCGATGGCGTTAAAGAATTAAAATTAAACTCTGCTCGTCGGCAACAGTTTTTCTCAGAAGAATTACAACAAACTGCCGGAAAGTCTCGTGATTATAATATTTCTGCCTTACTCACCTACGCGATCGCCATGGGGTGGGGGAATTTATTACTGTTTACATTTATTGGCTTATTTCTCTTTCTTTTTCCTAGCTTGTTGAATATCTCACCATCCCTGCTCTCATCATATATTTTGACGATTATTTATATGATGCTACCATTGCAGACAATTTTGGAGCGTATTCAGGCGATCGCCAGAGCTGATGTCGCATTAAATAAAATCAGAACCCTAGGGTTAGCGATCGCAGCTCAACAGGAAAACAACTTAACACCCCTCTCTCCGATAAATCAAACTTGGCAAACCCTGGAGCTTAGACAAGTCACCCACAACTATCCCACAGAAACAGAAGATAGTAACTTTGTACTAGGAGCTTTAGATTTAACTTTCCATGGGGGAGAAATTATTTTTCTGATTGGTGGTAACGGTAGTGGTAAATCAACCCTGGCAAAAATCATTACAGGTTTGTATATTCCGGAACAGGGAGAAATTTTATTAGATAATACTCCCATTGATGATAAGAATCGTGAATGGTATCGGCAACACTTTTCTGTCGTCTTCAGTGATTACTTCCTCTTTGACAAGCTTCTGGGATTTACCAACACAGATTTAGATACAGAGGCAAAAAACTATTTACACCAACTAAACTTAGATAAGAAAGTCAAAGTAAGTGACGGTAAATTATCCACTACAGCCCTATCCCAAGGACAAAGAAAACGTTTAGCATTACTCACTGCCTACCTAGAAAATCGTCCTATCTATCTCTTTGATGAATGGGCTTCCGACCAAGACCCCATGTTTCGAGAAATATTCTACCAACAAATCTTAGCAAATCTCAAGGCACGGGGGAAAACCGTCTTCGTGATTAGTCATGATGACCATTATTTCCATATTGCCGATAGGATAATCAAGTTAGACTATGGGCAAATTGAATATGATCGGAGAAATCCAGGGAAATCCTAA
- a CDS encoding tetratricopeptide repeat protein, producing the protein MNHESYNKGLELAKQQNFAEAIAHFTQAITEVPNFPEGYLRRGLAYYNSGDNLRAIGDYNEALKLNPQFLEAYYSRGLAKLALKNLPGTLADAEAAIRINYNYAPAHQLRGIVKRKLGSLQEAIANFKQAAELYLQQKDKEGCQSCLASIKQLQSPSPVTTVSPTPTKPLISPQEYFTQLLDKAENGDTHQALEDLNWALGIDSQDAQALCCRGVVYCKQGKYQQAIADFNQALRLNFTDVIVYRNRGRARLALGDHQGAIADFNQAIQLQPQDTLIYTARGQAYHAIGNYLGAIQDYSQALQINPDDASAYYNRALTHTCLEEMQAAISDYQKAASIYCEKEDWGNYQQVLSSLNKIQSLAPEVKKSQQNLLRQRLQRMVGGYWEIAARLIEQAKYNYPGMPESWYMEKVIADLERERGRE; encoded by the coding sequence ATGAATCACGAATCTTACAATAAAGGATTAGAGTTAGCCAAGCAACAAAATTTTGCTGAGGCGATCGCCCACTTTACCCAAGCCATTACAGAGGTTCCTAACTTTCCCGAAGGGTATCTGCGCCGAGGTCTAGCATACTATAATTCTGGTGACAATTTGCGAGCGATTGGTGATTATAACGAGGCGTTAAAGTTGAATCCGCAGTTTTTAGAAGCATACTACAGTCGAGGGCTGGCAAAACTGGCTTTAAAAAATTTGCCCGGAACCTTGGCTGATGCGGAGGCGGCAATTAGGATAAATTATAATTATGCTCCTGCCCATCAATTACGGGGGATAGTCAAGCGGAAATTGGGAAGTCTGCAAGAGGCGATCGCCAACTTCAAACAAGCAGCAGAATTGTATTTACAGCAAAAGGATAAGGAGGGTTGTCAAAGTTGTTTAGCAAGTATTAAACAGTTGCAATCCCCATCCCCGGTAACTACTGTTTCCCCAACTCCTACCAAACCTCTAATTTCTCCCCAGGAATATTTCACCCAATTACTCGACAAAGCGGAAAACGGGGATACTCACCAAGCCCTAGAAGATTTAAACTGGGCTTTAGGTATCGATTCCCAGGATGCTCAAGCTCTCTGCTGTCGAGGTGTGGTGTATTGTAAACAGGGAAAATATCAACAGGCGATCGCCGACTTTAACCAAGCACTGAGATTGAATTTTACTGATGTCATTGTCTATCGTAACCGAGGTCGAGCCAGATTAGCTCTGGGAGATCATCAAGGGGCGATCGCAGATTTTAATCAAGCTATCCAACTTCAACCCCAGGATACCTTAATTTACACTGCCCGTGGGCAAGCATACCACGCCATCGGCAATTATTTAGGAGCAATTCAAGATTACAGCCAAGCTCTACAAATTAACCCTGATGATGCCTCAGCGTACTACAATCGCGCTTTGACTCACACTTGTTTGGAAGAAATGCAAGCAGCAATTAGCGACTATCAAAAAGCTGCCAGTATTTACTGTGAAAAGGAAGATTGGGGTAACTATCAACAAGTTTTAAGCAGTTTAAATAAAATTCAATCCCTTGCCCCAGAAGTTAAAAAATCGCAACAAAATTTATTACGCCAACGGTTACAAAGAATGGTAGGAGGTTATTGGGAAATTGCAGCCAGATTAATTGAGCAAGCTAAATATAATTATCCCGGAATGCCAGAATCATGGTATATGGAAAAAGTTATTGCTGACTTGGAAAGAGAGCGGGGAAGAGAGTAG
- the sfsA gene encoding DNA/RNA nuclease SfsA, which translates to MDNYIYHYPTLYPGTLIRRYKRFFAEVELESGEIVTAHCPNTGPMTGVYIPGNPVMLSLSDNPNRKLPYTWELIQLTDNQPTWVGVNTALPNKIIKLALEKYLFPELGTYTNIRPEVVYGADKKSRIDFLISNTDSQKSIYLEVKNTTWTDKNLALFPDTETTRGQKHLRELMALLPKFRAVMLYFINREDCTEFAPGDRADPKYGALLRQAYQLGLEVLPCRFAISPKGIRYLGLATLKLGE; encoded by the coding sequence ATGGATAACTATATTTATCATTACCCTACTCTCTATCCCGGAACTTTGATTCGCCGTTATAAACGTTTCTTTGCTGAGGTAGAATTAGAATCAGGTGAAATCGTGACTGCCCATTGTCCAAACACTGGACCAATGACTGGTGTCTACATTCCCGGAAATCCAGTTATGCTATCTTTGAGCGACAATCCCAATCGCAAATTACCCTACACCTGGGAATTAATTCAACTCACAGACAATCAACCCACCTGGGTAGGAGTCAATACTGCACTCCCCAATAAAATTATTAAATTAGCCCTAGAAAAATATTTATTCCCAGAATTAGGAACCTATACAAATATTCGCCCAGAAGTTGTATATGGAGCAGATAAAAAAAGCCGCATAGATTTTCTTATTTCTAACACAGACAGCCAAAAATCTATATACCTAGAAGTAAAAAACACTACCTGGACTGATAAAAACTTAGCCTTATTTCCCGATACAGAAACTACACGAGGGCAAAAACATTTACGGGAACTTATGGCATTATTACCCAAATTTCGCGCCGTCATGCTATACTTTATCAACCGAGAAGATTGCACAGAATTTGCTCCCGGAGATAGGGCAGACCCTAAGTATGGAGCACTCCTCAGACAAGCATATCAATTAGGTTTAGAAGTATTACCCTGCCGATTCGCAATTTCTCCAAAAGGTATCCGTTATTTAGGTTTGGCAACCCTAAAACTTGGCGAATAA